GTGTACATTGACAAGAATGATACATTCTATCTCCCTTCTAACCTGAAAGAGATGTTCTGAGAGATTAATGATCAACAAACAAAAAAAACTCCGCTCTTAACAGGCGGAGTTTTTTGTTACCGGATGAAATTTCAAACTGCTACTGTTTCTCCTCATCCGAGATACTAATATCACCTTGGAATGAGATCGACTGCCTGTTGAAGTCGTTCACCAAAAGACGGGAAGTACCATTTCCCCAGATGTCGAAGCTAAAGGTCACCGGCCGGTCAAGATCCAGGATTGTGATCTTAGCCATCCAACTGCCTCGCTTCTTTCCGGGAGCATAGCGATAGGTGAAATCAGTACTGGTAAACTGAAACCCTCCCTCACGAGGATCCATCGGTGCACGGTAGGCACGGCCATAGTATGGCAGATAGGCTTTCACCGTGTCGGGAGACACTGTCACATCATAATATGGCGACAAGTAAACCGGTTGGTAGCCGGTGGGATAAGCATAAGTCGCCTCAAAACGAAAAGATGACTGCTCCACTGCCTCCTGCACCTCCATAGCCAGTCTCTCCTTTTCTGCCACTGTCAGGGAACTGCCACATCCCCAGAATGTGAGCAATAGCAAGATGAGACTGAATCGGTAAGATAACATTTTTTTCATCGTTTTCTCCTCCATCATTTAGACATCACATGATTCATCGACAGATTACACCATATAATCCAACGTAAATGACATTCATCTATTTAACAACGTGAGAGCTAAAAAAGTTTCAGACAATGAACTGACGGAAAGGGTAAAAATGGAAGAGATAGAAAAGCAACATTACAACAATATTGATGTAAGCCATCCAGAGACCTCCCTTTGTATGTAAACGGGTGAAATAATAGGCATTCAGGTAGGAGATCAATGGTAGAGCAAGAGTGAAAAAGAAGAGTGTACTATGCCAGTAGATTACCTGCAAAATCAACAAGAATAAAATCAGAAAGACAACAAACTGCAACAACGTAAGGGTAAGCACCTTGTCGCGAAAGAATATACGGGTACTGAGAATCATGTTGGAAAGAAAGAAAAGCACAACCAACAACAGGGCAGCCCACTCCACAGCGGTGAAGTCGGGAAGACCGGGCAGTGAGATATCGGTATAGAAATGGAAGGGATAGAGGAAGCCGGGTAAATCGTCCAACAGGTAGGCCAGCGAGAAGAGTGAGAACGCCACCAGAAGGATACCGAAGAAATAGGAGAGTCGTGCCCTCAATTGTGGCCCTCGCATGGAGCGTTCTCCTCTCCACCATAGGGGTACAAGCGCCAATGCACCAATGTGAAAAAGAGAAGCCACAGCAATCAGGACGCCAGATCGGAAAGAGTAAAGATAAGCATCCTGCTTTTGATAAGATTGCAATAAAGGGAAAAATGCCAGCAACACGGGAATTACGGCCGCCAGGGCAGGTGACATCACCAAAAAACGGGGATGAAGACTCAGCAGAAACAGAGGGATAATAAAAGGCAGGTTGGAGCGGGTGCGAATGAGTGCAAAACGGTTGTTCATCGAATGGATCAACCAGGCGATGAGTAGCACGGCAAGCGAGGATACAACCAACGAGATTACTGGATCTGTAAACAGAGGAGCAG
This genomic window from Dysgonomonadaceae bacterium zrk40 contains:
- a CDS encoding DUF4251 domain-containing protein, giving the protein MKKMLSYRFSLILLLLTFWGCGSSLTVAEKERLAMEVQEAVEQSSFRFEATYAYPTGYQPVYLSPYYDVTVSPDTVKAYLPYYGRAYRAPMDPREGGFQFTSTDFTYRYAPGKKRGSWMAKITILDLDRPVTFSFDIWGNGTSRLLVNDFNRQSISFQGDISISDEEKQ